A part of Neovison vison isolate M4711 chromosome 6, ASM_NN_V1, whole genome shotgun sequence genomic DNA contains:
- the TMEM259 gene encoding membralin codes for MSEHAAPGAPGPGPNGGGGGPVPARGPRTPNLNPNPLINVRDRLFHALFFKMAVTYSRLFPPAFRRLFEFFVLLKALFVLFVLAYIHIVFSRSPINCLEHVRDKWPREGILRVEVQQNSSRAPVFLQFCDGGRRGSFPGLAVEPGSPEPEEDEEEELAVDMFGNTSIKFELDIEPKVLKPPGSAEAPNDSQELPFPETPTKVWPQDEYVVEYSLEYGFLRLSQATRQRLSIPVMVVTLDPSRDQCFGDRFSRLLLAEFLGYDDILMSSVKGLAENEENKGFLRNVVSGEHYRFVSMWMARTSYLAAFVIMVIFTLSVSMLLRYSHHQIFVFIVDLLQMLEMNMAIAFPAAPLLTVILALVGMEAIMSEFFNDTTTAFYIILIVWLADQYDAICCHTNTSKRHWLRFFYLYHFAFYAYHYRFNGQYSSLALVTSWLFIQHSMIYFFHHYELPAILQQIRIQEMLLQTPPLGAGAPTALPDDLNNNGGTPAATPDPAGQPPALGPSMPASSGGPGPVAEAPSSLVAAAASVAAAASGDLGWMAETAAMITDASFLSGLSASLLERRPTGPLSPGGGLPRVPQDSAPSSDSLARDTAPPAAGVSGPTPTPTAPVDPSPEVGS; via the exons ATGTCGGAGCACGCGGCGCCCGGGGCTCCGGGGCCTGGGCCcaacggcggcggcggcggcccggtCCCCGCGCGCGGGCCTCGCACCCCCAACCTCAACCCCAACCCGCTCATCAACGTGCGCGACCGGCTCTTCCACGCGCTCTTCTTCAAGATGGCTGTCACCTATTCGCGGCTCTTCCCGCCCGCCTTCCGCCGGCTCTTCGAGTTCTTCGTGCTGCTCAAG GCGCTGTTCGTCCTCTTCGTCCTGGCCTACATCCACATCGTCTTCTCTCGCTCCCCCATCAACTGCCTGGAGCACGTGCGGGACAAGTGGCCGCGGGAGGGCATCCTGCGGGTCGAGGTGCAGCAGAACTCCAGCCGCGCCCCCGTCTTCCTGCAGTTCTGTGACGGCGGCCGCCGCGGCAGCTTTCCCGGCCTGGCCGTAGAGCCGGGCAGCCCGGAGCctgaggaggacgaggaggaggagctggccgTGGACATGTTTGGGAACACGTCCATCAAG TTCGAGCTGGACATTGAGCCCAAGGTGTTGAAGCCACCGGGCAGTGCTGAGGCCCCGAATGACAGCCAGGAGCTCCCCTTCCCAGAGACACCCACAAAAG TGTGGCCGCAGGACGAGTATGTCGTGGAGTACTCGCTGGAGTACGGCTTCCTGCGGCTGTCCCAGGCCACGCGGCAGCGGCTCAGCATCCCCGTCATGGTGGTCACTCTGG ACCCCTCCCGGGACCAGTGCTTCGGGGACCGCTTCAGCCGCCTGCTGCTGGCCGAGTTCCTGGGCTACGACGACATCCTTATGTCCAGCGTCAAGGGCCTAGCCGAGAACGAGGAGAACAAGG GCTTCCTGCGCAATGTGGTGTCCGGGGAGCACTACCGGTTCGTGAGCATGTGGATGGCCCGCACGTCCTACCTGGCCGCCTTCGTCATCATGGTCATCTTC ACCCTCAGCGTGTCCATGCTGCTCAGATACTCCCACCACCAGATTTTTGTCTTCATTG TGGATCTGCTGCAGATGCTGGAGATGAACATGGCCATTGCCTTCCCCGCCGCGCCCCTGCTCACGGTCATCCTGGCCCTCGTAG GGATGGAGGCCATCATGTCTGAGTTTTTCAACGACACCACCACGGCCTTCTACATCATCCTCATCGTCTGGCTGGCCGACCAGTACGACGCCATCTGCTGCCACACAAACACCAGCAAGAGGCACTGGCTGCG GTTCTTCTACCTGTACCATTTCGCCTTCTACGCCTACCACTACCGCTTCAACGGCCAGTACAGCAGCCTGGCCCTGGTCACTTCCTGGCTCTTCATCCAG catTCCATGATCTACTTCTTCCACCACTACGAGCTGCCTGCCATCCTGCAGCAGATCCGAATCCAAGAGATGCTTCTGCAGACCCCACCGCTGGGCGCCGGAGCCCCCACGGCGCTCCCCGATGACCTGAACAACAACGGGGGCACCCCGGCCGCCACCCCCGACCCTGCTGGCCAACCGCCCGCCCTGGGCCCTAGCATGCCGGCCAGTAGTGGGGGCCCCGGTCCTGTGGCTGAGGCGCCCAGCTCTCTGGTGGCTGCAGCAGCTTCGGTGGCCGCGGCAGCCAGCGGGGACCTGGGCTGGATGGCAGAGACGGCCGCCATGATCACAGACGCCTCCTTCCTGTCTGGCCTCAGTGCCTCCCTCCTGGAGCGGCGGCCCACTGGTCCGCTGAGCCCTGGTGGGGGCCTCCCCCGAGTCCCCCAGGACAGTGCCCCTTCCAGCGACTCCCTGGCACGTGACACAGCGCCCCCAGCTGCCGGGGTGAGTgggcccacccccacccccacagccccagTGGACCCATCCCCAGAGGTCGGTTCCTGA